The Pseudobythopirellula maris genome has a window encoding:
- the lpxB gene encoding lipid-A-disaccharide synthase: MTIFFSVGEPSGDLHGANLVRELRERRPNVRCVGYGGPRMAAEGCELHEDLTRFAVMWLLQVLLNLPKFIGLKRRAERYFAENRPDAVVLIDYPGFNWHIARAAKRQGVPVFYYGAPQLWGWASWRVKKMRRDVDHALCKLPFEEAWFRERGCNATHVGHPYFDELRGRELDDEFVAEHQGAAGPLVTILPGSRTQEVKANLPKQLEAAERVLEQVPTTRFAIASFKEKQAEMAHEALAACPAALAERTTVHVGRTPELIEAATCCLAVSGSVSLELLYHAKPTVVVYHVSRFAFAVQKWFRRVRYITLVNLLTADDLFADSKEPVGVYDAADPRDAHVLMPEYLTCEDRTELIAGHLVGWLTDDASRRALVDQMAALRERVGHGGASLRAAEYLLGHLEPGAADASNPAAGEAA, from the coding sequence ATGACGATCTTCTTCTCCGTAGGCGAGCCGAGCGGCGACCTGCACGGCGCCAACCTCGTTCGCGAACTGCGTGAGCGCCGCCCGAACGTACGCTGCGTCGGCTACGGCGGACCGCGGATGGCGGCCGAGGGCTGCGAGCTGCACGAGGACCTCACGCGCTTCGCGGTGATGTGGCTGCTGCAGGTGCTGCTCAACCTGCCGAAGTTCATTGGGCTCAAGCGCAGAGCGGAACGCTACTTCGCCGAGAACCGGCCCGACGCGGTCGTGCTGATCGACTACCCCGGTTTCAACTGGCACATCGCCCGCGCGGCCAAGCGGCAGGGCGTTCCGGTGTTCTACTACGGCGCGCCGCAGTTGTGGGGCTGGGCCTCGTGGCGGGTGAAGAAGATGCGCCGCGATGTCGACCACGCCCTCTGCAAGCTGCCGTTCGAAGAAGCGTGGTTCCGCGAGCGCGGCTGCAACGCCACGCACGTCGGGCACCCGTACTTCGACGAGCTCCGCGGCCGCGAGCTCGACGACGAGTTCGTCGCCGAGCACCAGGGCGCCGCCGGCCCACTGGTGACGATCCTGCCCGGCTCACGCACCCAAGAGGTGAAGGCCAACCTGCCCAAGCAACTGGAAGCCGCCGAGCGGGTGCTCGAGCAGGTCCCGACCACACGCTTCGCGATCGCGTCGTTCAAAGAGAAGCAGGCGGAGATGGCCCACGAGGCTCTCGCCGCTTGCCCCGCTGCGCTCGCCGAGCGAACAACGGTCCACGTCGGCCGCACGCCCGAGCTGATCGAGGCGGCCACCTGCTGCCTGGCGGTCTCGGGGAGCGTGTCGCTCGAGTTGCTCTACCACGCCAAGCCGACGGTCGTCGTCTACCACGTCTCACGCTTCGCGTTCGCGGTCCAAAAGTGGTTCCGCCGTGTGCGTTACATCACGCTGGTCAATCTGCTGACGGCCGACGACCTGTTCGCCGACTCCAAAGAACCGGTGGGGGTCTACGACGCCGCCGACCCGCGCGACGCGCACGTGCTGATGCCGGAGTACCTCACCTGCGAAGACCGCACCGAGCTCATAGCCGGCCACTTGGTCGGATGGCTGACCGACGACGCGAGCCGGCGGGCGCTCGTCGATCAAATGGCCGCGCTGCGCGAACGGGTCGGGCACGGCGGGGCGTCGCTCCGCGCGGCGGAGTACCTGCTTGGGCATCTCGAACCAGGTGCGGCCGACGCTTCCAATCCGGCGGCCGGCGAGGCGGCCTGA